In a single window of the Mesorhizobium shangrilense genome:
- a CDS encoding FadR/GntR family transcriptional regulator: MPIKAIEPPRLYRQVADQLRQLLDKGEYPVGSRLPPERELAEQFGLSRPTVREALIALEVEGRIRIRVGSGIYVTDPPLRATLAGDKDEGPFELLRAREFIEGAVAAEAAMMVEEKDIAAIDDVLGRMRTSSHPSEETIGLDREFHTTVAGILRNAVLVRFIGEMFDQRMNPYFQRLSSYFENRESWQTALEEHVEVRDAIAARDPESAKAAMQRHLRLSQLRFSRNFSEKPAALEVAK, translated from the coding sequence ATGCCGATCAAAGCTATCGAACCGCCACGACTGTATCGCCAGGTGGCAGATCAACTGCGCCAGTTGCTTGACAAGGGCGAGTACCCTGTCGGATCTCGCTTGCCGCCCGAGCGCGAGCTGGCGGAGCAATTCGGCCTGTCCCGTCCGACTGTCCGTGAGGCCCTGATCGCGCTTGAGGTCGAGGGTCGAATCCGCATCCGCGTCGGCTCGGGCATCTACGTCACCGATCCGCCGCTGAGGGCCACGCTGGCGGGCGACAAGGACGAGGGCCCTTTCGAACTCCTGAGGGCGCGCGAGTTCATCGAGGGCGCTGTTGCTGCCGAAGCAGCGATGATGGTCGAGGAGAAGGACATCGCCGCGATCGACGATGTGCTCGGCCGCATGAGGACGAGCAGTCATCCTTCCGAGGAGACCATCGGGCTCGATCGGGAATTCCACACCACCGTCGCCGGCATCCTGCGCAACGCGGTTCTCGTGCGCTTCATCGGCGAGATGTTCGACCAGCGCATGAATCCGTATTTCCAGCGGCTCTCCAGCTATTTCGAGAACCGGGAATCCTGGCAGACCGCGCTGGAGGAGCATGTCGAGGTGCGTGACGCGATCGCTGCGCGGGACCCGGAAAGCGCAAAAGCGGCGATGCAGAGGCATCTGCGCCTTTCGCAACTCAGATTCTCACGGAATTTCAGTGAGAAGCCAGCAGCCCTGGAGGTTGCCAAATAG